From Streptomyces chrestomyceticus JCM 4735, one genomic window encodes:
- a CDS encoding RelA/SpoT family protein — protein sequence MSAEATNPGNPVAPAQAGPAAAPAGPTDLGEAAHRRRGRPRLELRGLRRIGRAALLGPAPRDGLPDALEHVAKVHRAHHPDADLDTLSRAYALAESSHRGQMRKSGEPYITHPLAVTLILAELGAETTTLTASLLHDTVEDTEVTLDQVSREFGKEVCYLVDGVTKLEKVDYGAAAEPETFRKMLVATGNDVRVMSIKLADRLHNMRTLGVMRPEKQARIAKVTRDVLIPLAERLGVQALKSELEDLVFAILHPEEYATTRALVLGHAGRPGPLDAIAERVRTVLDEADIDAEVLIRPRHFVSVHRVRLARGTVTGADLGRLLVLVAEDADCYAVLGELHTCFTPVVSEFKDFIAAPKFNLYQSLHTAVSDEDGAIAETLIRTHRMHRVAEAGVIALGNPYAPADGSDPSEAVAGGAAGGPAAEDGERVDPTQPGWLCRLLEWQRATPDPDTFWTSLRDDLAQDREITVFCAEGGFDDGSGTVATDRTGTGAPGSGTVGLPAGASCVDAAYALYGEGAHHCIGARVNGRLATLSTVLCDGDSLHLLMAPDSAAGPSPDWLDHTRTPAARLAISRWLDAHPGAEAGAGEGPVGAGAPSGSGESRGAGAAAASGHHGGDTAGLSTDLPGATVRLAGCCTPVPPDHVTGFAVRGGIVTVHRALCPVVARMAASGRQPVGARWRGAGNRVQGCRVTLLAEAFTRPHLLADLTEAIASEGAAVVAAAVEPPREQRVRHTYTLHLPDAAKLPSLMRAMRQVPGVFDVLRAGRAQSTVAARS from the coding sequence ATGAGCGCAGAGGCCACGAACCCTGGTAACCCCGTCGCGCCTGCCCAGGCCGGTCCGGCCGCCGCCCCGGCGGGCCCGACCGACCTGGGGGAAGCCGCCCATCGCAGACGCGGCCGCCCCCGTCTGGAACTGCGCGGGCTGCGGCGCATCGGCCGGGCCGCGCTGCTCGGGCCGGCCCCCCGCGACGGCCTGCCGGACGCCCTGGAGCACGTCGCGAAGGTGCACCGGGCCCACCACCCGGACGCCGACCTGGACACCCTGAGCCGGGCCTACGCGCTCGCGGAGTCCTCGCACCGCGGACAGATGCGCAAGAGCGGCGAGCCCTACATCACCCACCCGCTCGCGGTGACCCTGATCCTGGCCGAACTGGGCGCCGAGACCACGACCTTGACCGCCTCCCTCCTCCACGACACCGTCGAGGACACGGAAGTGACGCTCGATCAGGTGAGCCGGGAGTTCGGCAAGGAGGTCTGCTACCTGGTCGACGGCGTGACCAAGCTGGAGAAGGTCGACTACGGCGCCGCCGCCGAACCCGAGACCTTCCGCAAGATGCTGGTCGCCACCGGCAACGACGTCCGCGTGATGTCCATCAAGCTGGCCGACCGGCTGCACAACATGCGCACCCTCGGCGTGATGCGCCCCGAGAAGCAGGCCAGGATCGCCAAGGTGACGCGGGACGTGCTGATCCCGCTCGCCGAACGGCTGGGCGTGCAGGCGCTCAAGAGCGAGCTGGAGGACCTGGTCTTCGCGATCCTGCACCCGGAGGAGTACGCCACCACCCGCGCGCTCGTCCTCGGGCACGCCGGCCGCCCGGGCCCGCTCGACGCCATCGCGGAGCGGGTGCGCACCGTACTGGACGAGGCCGACATCGACGCCGAAGTCCTCATCCGGCCGCGGCACTTCGTCTCCGTGCACCGGGTGCGCCTGGCGCGCGGCACGGTCACCGGCGCCGACCTCGGCCGGCTGCTGGTGCTCGTCGCCGAGGACGCCGACTGCTACGCCGTCCTGGGCGAGCTGCACACCTGCTTCACCCCGGTGGTCTCGGAGTTCAAGGACTTCATCGCCGCGCCGAAGTTCAACCTCTACCAGTCGCTGCACACCGCCGTCTCGGACGAGGACGGCGCCATTGCCGAAACGCTCATCCGGACCCACCGGATGCACCGGGTGGCGGAGGCCGGGGTGATCGCGCTGGGCAACCCGTACGCCCCCGCGGACGGCTCCGACCCGTCCGAGGCGGTGGCGGGCGGCGCGGCGGGGGGACCGGCGGCCGAGGACGGCGAGCGCGTCGACCCCACCCAGCCCGGATGGCTGTGCCGCCTCCTGGAGTGGCAGCGCGCCACCCCCGACCCGGACACGTTCTGGACCTCGCTGCGCGACGACCTCGCGCAGGACCGGGAGATCACGGTCTTCTGCGCGGAGGGCGGCTTCGACGACGGGAGCGGCACGGTCGCGACGGACCGTACGGGTACGGGCGCGCCGGGCAGCGGCACCGTCGGTCTGCCCGCAGGTGCGAGCTGCGTGGATGCCGCGTACGCGCTGTATGGCGAGGGGGCCCACCACTGCATCGGCGCGCGCGTCAACGGCCGCCTGGCGACGCTCTCCACGGTCCTGTGCGACGGCGACAGCCTGCACCTGCTCATGGCCCCCGACTCCGCCGCCGGACCCTCGCCGGACTGGCTCGACCACACCCGTACCCCGGCGGCCCGGCTCGCCATCTCGCGCTGGCTGGACGCTCATCCCGGCGCGGAGGCGGGAGCGGGGGAGGGCCCGGTGGGGGCGGGCGCACCGAGCGGGTCCGGCGAGTCGCGGGGCGCCGGGGCCGCCGCCGCGTCCGGGCACCACGGCGGTGACACCGCCGGCCTGTCCACCGACCTGCCCGGCGCGACCGTACGGCTCGCGGGCTGCTGCACCCCCGTACCGCCGGACCACGTCACGGGCTTCGCCGTCCGGGGCGGCATCGTCACCGTGCACCGGGCGCTGTGTCCCGTGGTGGCCCGGATGGCCGCGTCCGGCCGGCAGCCGGTCGGCGCACGCTGGCGCGGCGCGGGCAACCGCGTACAGGGCTGCCGGGTCACCCTCCTCGCGGAGGCGTTCACCAGGCCGCACCTGCTCGCCGACCTCACGGAGGCCATCGCGTCCGAAGGCGCCGCCGTGGTCGCCGCAGCCGTCGAACCGCCCCGTGAGCAGCGCGTACGGCACACCTACACCCTCCACCTCCCGGACGCGGCCAAACTGCCGTCCCTGATGCGGGCGATGCGGCAGGTGCCGGGCGTCTTCGACGTGCTGCGGGCGGGGCGGGCGCAGTCGACGGTGGCGGCGCGTTCTTGA
- the dapF gene encoding diaminopimelate epimerase encodes MTNAQGTAEATEAAVSAATTAAGGAGRGIAFLKGHGTENDFVIVPDPDGVLELSADAVARICDRRAGIGGDGLLRVVRSAADPAARAMAGEAEWFMDYRNGDGSVAEMCGNGVRVFARYLQHAGLIGEGELAIATRAGVRTARLAATGEVTVSMGRAELLPDGVTVTVGDRSWPARNVNMGNPHAVAFVEDLDHAGDLREVPPFSPAAVYPDGVNIEFVADRGPRHVAMRVHERGASETRSCGTGACAVAVATARRDGTDPAATGSPVTYTVDVLGGSLTITELPDGTVEMTGPAVIVGQGTLDPAWLVTALG; translated from the coding sequence ATGACCAACGCACAGGGGACCGCAGAGGCCACGGAGGCCGCAGTGAGCGCCGCCACGACCGCCGCGGGCGGCGCCGGCCGGGGCATCGCCTTCCTCAAGGGGCACGGCACGGAGAACGACTTCGTGATCGTCCCCGACCCGGACGGCGTCCTGGAGCTGTCGGCCGACGCCGTCGCCCGGATCTGCGACCGCCGGGCCGGCATCGGCGGCGACGGCCTGCTGCGCGTGGTGCGCTCCGCCGCCGACCCCGCGGCCCGCGCCATGGCCGGCGAGGCCGAGTGGTTCATGGACTACCGCAACGGCGACGGCTCCGTCGCCGAGATGTGCGGCAACGGCGTCCGCGTCTTCGCCCGCTACCTCCAGCACGCCGGCCTGATCGGCGAGGGCGAGCTGGCCATCGCCACCCGCGCCGGTGTCCGTACGGCCCGCCTGGCCGCGACCGGCGAGGTCACGGTCTCCATGGGCCGCGCCGAGCTGCTCCCGGACGGCGTGACGGTCACCGTGGGCGACCGTAGCTGGCCCGCCCGCAACGTGAACATGGGCAACCCGCACGCCGTCGCCTTCGTCGAGGACCTCGACCACGCCGGTGACCTGCGCGAGGTCCCGCCGTTCAGCCCAGCCGCCGTCTACCCGGACGGTGTGAACATCGAGTTCGTCGCCGACCGCGGCCCGCGCCATGTGGCGATGCGGGTCCACGAGCGCGGCGCCAGCGAGACCCGCTCCTGCGGCACGGGCGCCTGTGCCGTCGCGGTCGCCACCGCCCGCCGGGACGGCACCGACCCCGCGGCCACCGGCAGCCCCGTCACGTACACGGTCGACGTACTGGGCGGCAGCCTGACGATCACCGAGCTGCCGGACGGCACGGTCGAGATGACCGGCCCCGCGGTCATCGTCGGCCAGGGCACGCTGGACCCCGCCTGGCTGGTCACGGCCCTGGGCTGA
- the miaA gene encoding tRNA (adenosine(37)-N6)-dimethylallyltransferase MiaA, which translates to MNTAVPVPRVIAVVGPTAAGKSDLGVALARHLGGEVVNADSMQLYRGMDIGTAKLTVPERHGVPHHLLDIWDVTRAANVAEYQRLARAEIDRLLAEGRTPVLVGGSGLYVRGAIDALDFPGTDPEVRARLEAELAEQGSGALHARLAAADPEAARAILASNGRRIVRALEVIEITGRPFTANLPGHEAVYDTVQIGVDVARPELDERIARRVDRMWDEGLVDEVRRLEGEGLREGRTASRALGYQQVLAQLAGECTEEQARAETVRATKRFARRQDSWFRRDPRVHWLSGAAADRAELPGRALALVERPVTA; encoded by the coding sequence GTGAACACCGCAGTTCCCGTACCCCGGGTCATCGCCGTCGTCGGTCCCACCGCGGCCGGAAAGTCCGATCTGGGCGTCGCACTCGCCCGCCATCTCGGTGGCGAAGTCGTCAACGCCGACTCCATGCAGCTCTACCGGGGAATGGACATCGGCACCGCCAAGCTGACGGTGCCCGAGCGCCACGGCGTCCCGCACCACCTCCTGGACATCTGGGACGTGACCCGGGCCGCGAACGTCGCCGAGTACCAGCGGCTGGCCCGCGCCGAGATCGACCGCCTGCTCGCCGAGGGCCGCACCCCCGTCCTCGTCGGCGGCTCCGGCCTGTACGTACGCGGCGCCATCGACGCCCTCGACTTCCCCGGCACGGACCCGGAGGTGCGGGCCCGGTTGGAGGCCGAGCTCGCCGAGCAGGGCAGCGGCGCCCTGCACGCCCGGCTCGCCGCCGCCGACCCGGAGGCGGCCCGCGCCATCCTGGCGAGCAACGGGCGCCGCATCGTGCGCGCCCTGGAGGTCATCGAGATCACCGGCCGCCCCTTCACCGCCAACCTCCCGGGGCACGAGGCGGTCTACGACACCGTCCAGATCGGCGTCGACGTGGCCCGCCCCGAGCTGGACGAGCGCATCGCCCGCCGAGTGGACCGGATGTGGGACGAGGGTCTGGTGGACGAGGTGCGGCGGCTGGAGGGTGAAGGGCTGCGCGAGGGCCGTACCGCCTCCCGTGCCCTCGGCTACCAGCAGGTCCTCGCCCAGCTCGCGGGGGAGTGCACGGAGGAGCAGGCGCGGGCCGAGACGGTCCGTGCCACCAAGCGCTTCGCGCGCCGCCAGGACTCCTGGTTCCGCCGGGACCCCCGGGTCCACTGGCTCAGCGGCGCCGCCGCGGACCGCGCGGAACTCCCGGGGCGGGCGCTGGCGTTGGTCGAACGACCGGTCACAGCCTGA
- a CDS encoding gliding motility protein, which translates to MGVFSRFRRKAAEASTEEAAAATLTAEPSAAEGGEPAAEQSAETAPEAEQGAAAGADGKPSAEEAGEAAAAEGVEIPKQQSAEEAADSDAGEGARK; encoded by the coding sequence ATGGGCGTGTTTTCACGGTTTCGTCGTAAGGCAGCAGAGGCATCGACGGAGGAAGCCGCCGCCGCCACGCTGACGGCGGAGCCGTCGGCCGCGGAGGGCGGGGAGCCCGCCGCGGAGCAGTCCGCCGAGACCGCTCCGGAGGCGGAGCAGGGCGCGGCGGCAGGGGCGGACGGGAAGCCGTCCGCCGAGGAGGCCGGCGAGGCGGCCGCCGCCGAGGGGGTCGAGATCCCCAAGCAGCAGTCGGCCGAGGAGGCTGCGGACAGCGACGCCGGGGAAGGCGCCCGTAAATAG
- a CDS encoding antitoxin, with protein MGLLDNLKAKLGPLKSKAGDLAQQHGDKIEQGLDKAARAVDERTQGKYSSQIGTGAGKAKEALGRLSEESRRSGDQGAGGSGPQGPAS; from the coding sequence ATGGGTCTGCTGGACAACCTCAAGGCCAAGCTCGGTCCTCTGAAGAGCAAGGCCGGTGACCTCGCGCAACAGCACGGGGACAAGATCGAGCAGGGGCTCGACAAGGCCGCACGGGCGGTCGACGAGAGGACCCAGGGCAAGTACAGCAGCCAGATCGGGACCGGGGCGGGCAAGGCGAAGGAAGCCCTCGGCCGGCTGTCGGAGGAGTCCCGCCGCTCCGGGGACCAGGGCGCCGGCGGCTCCGGCCCGCAGGGACCGGCTTCCTGA
- a CDS encoding class III extradiol dioxygenase subunit B-like domain-containing protein: MLVAAAVCPCPPVLVPEVASGAAPELDGPRAAALDAIGLLAAARPDRLVVVGPADEAGRGAYAQGSVGSFRGFGVDLDVRLGAAATTPERPLPPSLSVGAWLLARTDWADAPVEGLGVGEPLATDRCVQAGRDIAASAERVALLVMGDGSACRTVKAPGYYDERAEDFDAAVGRALGAADTEALTGLDAELAEELKVSGRSSWQVLAGAAQDAGLHGELLCEEAPYGVGYFVAAWS, translated from the coding sequence ATGCTTGTCGCCGCCGCCGTCTGCCCGTGTCCGCCGGTGCTCGTCCCGGAGGTCGCCTCCGGAGCCGCACCCGAGCTGGACGGCCCGCGGGCCGCCGCCCTCGACGCGATCGGGCTGCTCGCGGCGGCCCGGCCGGACCGGCTGGTCGTCGTCGGCCCCGCCGACGAGGCCGGCCGCGGGGCGTACGCGCAGGGCTCGGTGGGCTCGTTCCGCGGCTTCGGCGTGGACCTCGACGTGCGGCTGGGCGCCGCCGCGACCACCCCGGAACGACCGCTTCCGCCGTCGCTGTCGGTCGGCGCCTGGCTGCTGGCCCGTACCGACTGGGCCGACGCGCCGGTCGAAGGGCTGGGCGTCGGCGAGCCGCTGGCCACCGACCGCTGCGTGCAGGCCGGACGGGACATCGCGGCATCGGCGGAGCGAGTCGCCCTGCTGGTCATGGGCGACGGCAGCGCGTGCCGCACGGTGAAGGCGCCGGGCTACTACGACGAGCGCGCCGAGGACTTCGACGCCGCCGTGGGACGCGCGCTGGGAGCCGCCGACACCGAGGCGCTGACCGGGCTGGACGCGGAGCTGGCGGAGGAGCTGAAGGTTTCGGGCCGGTCCTCCTGGCAGGTCCTGGCAGGCGCCGCACAGGACGCCGGCCTGCACGGCGAGCTGCTGTGCGAGGAGGCGCCGTACGGGGTGGGGTACTTCGTGGCGGCGTGGTCCTGA
- the miaB gene encoding tRNA (N6-isopentenyl adenosine(37)-C2)-methylthiotransferase MiaB, translating into MSAKTYEVRTYGCQMNVHDSERLSGLLEDAGYVPAPQGADGADVVVFNTCAVRENADNRLYGNLGQLAPKKAARPGMQIAVGGCLAQKDRDTIVKKAPWVDVVFGTHNIGKLPVLLERARVQEEAQVEIAESLEAFPSTLPTRRESAYAAWVSISVGCNNTCTFCIVPALRGKEKDRRPGDILAEIEALVGEGVSEITLLGQNVNAYGSDIGDREAFSKLLRACGKIEGLERVRFTSPHPRDFTDDVIAAMAETPNVMPQLHMPLQSGSDTVLKAMRRSYRQERFLGIIEKVRAAMPDAAISTDIIVGFPGETEEDFEQTLHTVRESRFAQAFTFQYSKRPGTPAAEMEGQIPKEVVQARYERLVALQEEISWEENKKQVGRVLEVMVAEGEGRKDDATRRLSGRAPDNRLVHFTRPEEPVRPGDMVTVEITYAAPHHLLAEGPAQAVRRTRAGDAWEKRNAAPAAPAGVMLGLPTIGAPAPAPAPAAGCGCD; encoded by the coding sequence ATGAGTGCGAAGACATACGAGGTGCGCACCTACGGGTGCCAGATGAACGTCCACGACTCCGAGCGGCTGTCGGGCCTGCTGGAGGACGCCGGATACGTCCCCGCGCCGCAGGGCGCCGACGGGGCCGATGTCGTCGTCTTCAACACCTGCGCGGTGCGGGAGAACGCCGACAACCGGCTCTACGGCAACCTCGGCCAGCTCGCGCCCAAGAAGGCGGCGCGGCCCGGGATGCAGATCGCGGTCGGCGGCTGCCTGGCGCAGAAGGACCGCGACACCATCGTCAAGAAGGCCCCCTGGGTCGACGTGGTCTTCGGGACGCACAACATCGGCAAGCTGCCGGTGCTCCTGGAGCGCGCCCGCGTCCAGGAGGAGGCCCAGGTCGAGATCGCCGAGTCGCTGGAGGCGTTCCCCTCCACGCTGCCCACCCGCCGTGAGAGCGCGTACGCGGCCTGGGTCTCGATCTCCGTGGGCTGCAACAACACCTGCACCTTCTGCATCGTCCCGGCCCTGCGCGGCAAGGAGAAGGACCGCCGCCCCGGCGACATCCTCGCCGAGATCGAGGCGCTGGTCGGCGAGGGCGTCTCCGAGATCACCCTGCTCGGCCAGAACGTCAACGCGTACGGCTCCGACATCGGCGACCGCGAGGCGTTCAGCAAGCTGCTGCGCGCCTGCGGGAAGATCGAGGGCCTGGAGCGGGTCCGGTTCACCTCGCCGCACCCCCGCGACTTCACCGACGACGTCATCGCCGCCATGGCCGAGACCCCGAACGTGATGCCGCAGCTCCACATGCCGCTGCAGTCCGGCTCGGACACGGTCCTCAAGGCGATGCGCCGCTCGTACCGCCAGGAGCGCTTCCTCGGCATCATCGAGAAGGTGCGCGCCGCGATGCCGGACGCCGCCATCTCCACGGACATCATCGTCGGCTTCCCGGGCGAGACCGAGGAGGACTTCGAGCAGACCCTGCACACGGTCCGCGAGTCCCGCTTCGCGCAGGCCTTCACCTTCCAGTACTCCAAGCGCCCGGGCACCCCGGCCGCCGAGATGGAGGGGCAGATCCCCAAGGAGGTCGTCCAGGCCCGCTACGAGCGGCTGGTCGCCCTCCAGGAGGAGATCTCCTGGGAGGAGAACAAGAAGCAGGTCGGCCGTGTCCTGGAGGTCATGGTCGCCGAGGGTGAGGGGCGCAAGGACGACGCCACGCGCCGCCTGTCCGGCCGCGCGCCCGACAACCGCCTGGTGCACTTCACCCGCCCCGAGGAGCCGGTCCGCCCCGGCGACATGGTGACCGTCGAGATCACCTACGCCGCGCCGCACCACCTGCTCGCCGAGGGCCCGGCCCAGGCCGTCCGCCGTACGCGCGCGGGCGACGCCTGGGAGAAGCGCAACGCCGCTCCCGCCGCCCCGGCCGGTGTCATGCTCGGCCTGCCGACGATCGGCGCGCCGGCGCCCGCCCCGGCCCCGGCCGCGGGCTGCGGGTGCGACTGA
- a CDS encoding TAXI family TRAP transporter solute-binding subunit gives MVSVLPRSGRRRALLAGAAVLAVLGLLLWWLPSMAGPPEPGGRLTLSTGVRSGVYARYGELLKQDLRRDLPRVDVRLMNSAGSLDNLEHLATGKAQFAIATADAVAERQRLHPRQAAGLRACARLYDDYLQLIVPADSPVDSARNLGRLRVGVGADGSGVQLTTRRLVAAAGLDFDHDIEAVRVGIDRMPKLLEEGKLDAFFWSGGLPTSAVQQVARRMPIRLVQLGDLIPALHRQGGRSRYYRAAVMPADAYPLVQKGQAVRTIAVANLLVTTDREDPVRTEAITRTVIRSRDRIGTEVHAAQKVDLRTAVFTDPLPLHEGARRYYVSEKP, from the coding sequence ATGGTCTCCGTACTCCCCCGCTCCGGCCGCCGCCGGGCGCTGCTCGCGGGTGCCGCGGTGCTGGCCGTGCTCGGCCTGCTGCTGTGGTGGCTGCCGTCGATGGCCGGGCCGCCCGAGCCCGGCGGGCGGTTGACACTGTCCACCGGCGTGCGCTCCGGGGTGTACGCGCGTTACGGGGAGCTCCTCAAGCAGGATCTGCGCCGGGACCTGCCGCGGGTGGACGTACGGCTGATGAACAGCGCGGGGTCGCTGGACAATCTGGAGCACCTGGCGACCGGCAAGGCGCAGTTCGCGATCGCGACCGCGGACGCGGTGGCCGAGCGGCAGCGTCTCCATCCGCGGCAGGCGGCCGGGCTGCGGGCCTGCGCACGGCTGTACGACGACTACCTGCAGTTGATCGTCCCCGCGGACTCGCCGGTCGACTCGGCCAGGAACCTCGGGAGGCTGCGCGTCGGGGTGGGGGCGGACGGCTCCGGAGTCCAGCTCACCACCCGGCGGCTGGTCGCGGCGGCCGGGCTGGACTTCGACCACGACATCGAGGCGGTGCGGGTCGGCATCGACCGGATGCCGAAGCTGCTGGAGGAGGGGAAGCTGGACGCCTTCTTCTGGTCGGGCGGACTGCCGACCTCGGCCGTGCAGCAGGTGGCCCGGCGGATGCCGATACGGCTCGTCCAGCTCGGGGACCTGATTCCGGCGCTGCACCGGCAGGGCGGGCGAAGCCGTTACTACCGGGCGGCCGTGATGCCGGCCGACGCCTATCCGCTGGTCCAGAAGGGGCAGGCGGTCAGGACGATCGCGGTCGCGAATCTCCTGGTCACCACCGACCGGGAGGACCCGGTACGGACGGAGGCGATCACCCGGACCGTCATAAGGAGCCGGGACCGGATCGGTACCGAGGTGCACGCCGCGCAGAAGGTGGACCTGCGGACCGCGGTGTTCACCGATCCGCTGCCGCTGCACGAGGGCGCGCGGCGTTATTACGTGTCGGAGAAGCCGTAA
- a CDS encoding DEAD/DEAH box helicase, which translates to MTRATAPRQSAAPQPSPRTAPQPPAVSFDELPLAPALLTALRAQGVTEPFPIQAATLPATLAGRDVLGRGRTGSGKTLAFGLAMLSRTAGRRAESKSPLAMVLVPTRELATQVTQALAPYATAVGLRTTTVVGGTSINRQVDALRKGAEILVATPGRLADLLDRRACKLDQVAITVLDEADQMTDMGFLPQVTRLMEKVDPDGQRMLFSATLDRNVDKLVRRFLTDPVTHSVDPSAATVTTMEHHVLYVDDTDKRATTTEIAARDGRVIMFVDTKRGADRLTKHLLSQGVRAAALHGGKSQPQRTRTLEQFRTGQATVLIATNVAARGIHIDGLDLVVNVDPPTEAKDYLHRGGRTARAGESGTVVTLVTPGQRRDMTRLMSRAKITPGTARVRPGDSELIRITGAQAPSGQPVVIAVPAQQERPKSTGGGGGRRRPRRGGSGGGSAGGGTGASGGGRPSRRPSRAPKAPRTPRAPKA; encoded by the coding sequence GTGACCCGAGCGACCGCACCGCGACAGAGCGCCGCACCCCAGCCGTCCCCGCGGACGGCCCCCCAGCCGCCCGCCGTCTCCTTCGACGAGCTGCCGCTGGCACCGGCCCTTCTCACCGCGCTGCGCGCGCAGGGCGTCACCGAGCCGTTCCCCATCCAGGCCGCGACGCTGCCCGCCACCCTCGCGGGCCGGGACGTCCTCGGCCGCGGCCGGACCGGCTCCGGCAAGACCCTGGCCTTCGGACTGGCGATGCTCAGCCGTACGGCCGGACGCCGCGCCGAGAGCAAGAGCCCCCTCGCGATGGTGCTCGTGCCCACCCGTGAGCTGGCCACCCAGGTCACCCAGGCGCTCGCCCCGTACGCCACCGCGGTCGGCCTGCGCACGACCACGGTCGTCGGCGGCACCTCGATCAACCGCCAGGTCGACGCGCTGCGCAAGGGCGCCGAGATCCTGGTCGCCACCCCGGGCCGGCTCGCCGACCTGCTGGACCGCCGCGCCTGCAAGCTCGACCAGGTCGCCATCACCGTCCTCGACGAGGCCGACCAGATGACCGACATGGGCTTCCTGCCGCAGGTCACCCGCCTGATGGAGAAGGTGGACCCGGACGGCCAGCGGATGCTGTTCTCCGCGACGCTGGACCGCAACGTCGACAAGCTCGTACGCCGCTTCCTGACCGACCCGGTCACCCACTCCGTGGACCCGTCGGCCGCGACGGTCACCACCATGGAGCACCACGTCCTGTACGTGGACGACACCGACAAGCGGGCCACCACGACCGAGATCGCCGCCCGCGACGGCCGCGTGATCATGTTCGTGGACACCAAGCGCGGCGCCGACCGGCTCACCAAGCACCTGCTGTCGCAGGGCGTACGGGCCGCGGCGCTGCACGGCGGCAAGTCCCAGCCGCAGCGCACCCGCACCCTGGAGCAGTTCCGCACCGGCCAGGCCACCGTGCTGATCGCCACCAACGTCGCCGCCCGCGGCATCCACATCGACGGCCTCGACCTGGTGGTCAACGTCGACCCGCCGACCGAGGCCAAGGACTACCTGCACCGCGGCGGCCGTACCGCGCGGGCCGGTGAGTCGGGCACCGTCGTCACCCTGGTCACGCCCGGCCAGCGCCGGGACATGACCCGGCTGATGTCCCGGGCGAAGATCACCCCCGGTACGGCCCGGGTCCGGCCCGGCGACAGCGAACTCATACGGATCACGGGCGCGCAGGCGCCGTCCGGCCAGCCGGTCGTGATCGCGGTCCCCGCGCAGCAGGAGCGGCCCAAGTCCACGGGCGGCGGTGGCGGGCGCCGACGGCCGCGCCGCGGCGGCTCCGGCGGCGGCTCGGCGGGCGGCGGCACCGGCGCCTCGGGCGGCGGCCGTCCGTCCCGGCGTCCCTCCCGCGCCCCCAAGGCGCCGCGCACCCCGCGAGCGCCCAAGGCGTGA
- a CDS encoding cold-shock protein — protein MATGTVKWFNAEKGFGFIEQDGGGPDVFAHYSNIQAQGFRELLEGQKVSFDVTQGPKGPQAENIIPA, from the coding sequence ATGGCCACCGGCACCGTGAAGTGGTTCAACGCGGAAAAGGGCTTCGGCTTCATCGAGCAGGACGGCGGCGGCCCCGACGTCTTCGCCCACTACTCGAACATCCAGGCGCAGGGCTTCCGTGAGCTCCTGGAGGGCCAGAAGGTCAGCTTCGACGTGACCCAGGGCCCGAAGGGCCCGCAGGCGGAGAACATCATCCCCGCCTGA